A stretch of DNA from Diospyros lotus cultivar Yz01 chromosome 14, ASM1463336v1, whole genome shotgun sequence:
TCCTAAAATCATTCGTTATCATATTTCAGATAACAATAGCCATCTCAATCCACATTTGGTTAGCCTTTCTTTCTGTAGTTCAATCTCTTTTGCTGCATACTTTTTTCTTAAACATAACTTGTTTTTCGTCTTTAAATCTTACCATATTATTCTTGGGCTttgttttgtattattttttctcctcCATTTTTTGACATGTACATTAAGAATTTTTAATCTATTTTGGGTGGCTAAGCATTCTGCTAGTATACATCTATAAATCGTGACAACATAAGTGCTCTTAACTGATCAAGTAAATAGTCTATTTGGGTAGTTGATAACCCATTCACTTCtttgcccatttaagtcaccttcTTAACAATCTTATATTCTGTAGGTATTTCTTATACAAACTCCTCTAGTCCTCTAGGATCTTTTCAAAAGTttgtcttcatctcttcttctaaccCAACTTGTGATGCATATCTACTAGCAATATTCAGTCTCTTCTCCTAGAACGAGTTTACCTGCAATAATCCTGTCTCCTATGCTCTTTTCACCCATTCTTGCATCCTATAAAGTCTTGTCTATAATAATCTCTACTCTATTCCTTGCACAATTCCTTTTTGAGTATCAAACTTTGTATCCAAATTTTGTCAACAGTAGCATTCTCTCCTACCCTTCTCAGTTTTTGAAGATGCATGATATTAAGTTTTCTCCTGATCTTCACACCCACCACTTGAATAGTTTTTTCTAtcaaaatcttaatattttatgttgcaGTCCTTGATCTATGATCTTAGACTAACTTCTTTTCTTGCATTCATCCATGAAAATGTGAAAACCCTAGCAGATTTAACACATCATCTGGGAAATTCTGTATTTTGAAGagtttctcttttatttttgttggtccCTCTGAGGCTTGAATAGTTATAAACGTTTGGTCTTCTTGAAGGCTCGATCAAGTTTGTAAATCTATTTTGTTTAGTTGCATATAACAAAATGGAATTTTGCTTAAATTTGTGCAGGATTTGAACTTTGAAACAGTGTTTATTTGGTTTATTTATGGACCATCTGTTGTGTTAATTGGCATGTTCCAAAGTTTTTATTACCAAGTTTCATACACAATTAGTTTTTTATTCTGATTTGCTCGTACCGGTTGATTACCCTGTATGGATTTAGAGTGATAAAGATGGAGCTGAACACTAGTATTTTTTTCACATATGGGCTAAACTACAATGTTGTTATTATGCATATTGCTACTTTAAGAAGTTAGATTGCATGTATTGGTGATTCAGTGGCTAGCCATGTGTAGAGTGATGCAGAGTTCTTCTTACAGCACCCAAATATGAATACTGTTACCTTTTCCTatttttacatgtttattaGTCCCTGTCAGTTACTGATTTCTGGATACTAACAGTAGTTTACACTAGTGGACTCTTGACATGGCCATGAGACAAATCTAATGGTTGTAATTCCTGCTTGGTCTAGTTCAACTTTCATAAAGCTTCATATTCAGAAAAAGCATAATAAATTTACTGGCCTGAATCTAAGTTCAAATGATCCAATAGGTCCTGTAGGtatgtttactatatatatatatattgacaatGCTGTATATGTTGTATTACTTAGGGTACGTCACTTGTTCTGACTTTATATTGGCTAAGGGGAGTTTCCATGGTTTGATGCAACCCTAATTTTTGTGCTCTTCTTCCAATTTGCAGTCACAAGCTCAACATATGATGGCTCCCATGCAAGGCACAGACTAAGGTTGGGTTCTGATCTGAAGCTGGTTCTCTCAGATGGATCCATTCCAAGGATCCCTCCCTCTCGTGTTTGAAGCTAGCTAATCGATTTATGAATCCACATACTGAAATCTGATCCGAGCAATGTAACATTTTAGggtttgtttattattatgttttctCCATGTGTTGTATGTATATCAATCAAGGGGGTCTCATTATTTCGCGAATTATGTAACGTTGGTGGATTTATTGAATACCCTTTTTATTTAGGCAAGAACAGGATACGTATAAACTGCTTCagaaatttctatttaatattttcatttagctTCCTTTTTgctcttttctcctcttttttttttttttccttttttgttaatTGCTAAAATATTGGTTGATTATTTTTTGCGCATGCTAGCAGGTGAAAGTTAAAAAGTAGTATTTTATTCTCTTAATGTTTTTGTAAGCTTGCATGTGCTGGGGAGGTCTGAAAATTTTATCTTCATGAAAACGACGACGTTTAGAATTCTGAATGTTGGCGAATGGATTCCGGGTGTTGACTCGTCTCAAATCGACGCTTAGGCACTTGACACGTGTAACGCAGCTAGCCACCCGATCGCCCCGGCCGAGTTGGTGAGTAATGCTCTTGGTACATGATGATTTATTGATTTGAAATCTGTCTCCTCAATATCAGTTGCCCTCTCTCAATCTCGACTCGCGAAGTCCAAgacctcatctctctctctctctctctgagttcttcttccttcttcgtCTCAAGCAGAGGCAGAGCTGTTACCAGGTATACCTGAATTGTGTTACTCGACGAATGGATGCTTTATATAGCGCATGTTAGCTTCCATATACATCATATACATTCAAGCAGGTGCCTGTATGGTCTTAATTAGGGTTTCTTAATGTCGGTTAGATTCGACGACGTAGACCTCAACTCCGCTGTCGATCCGCTCGAACGGAACGACGAGTCCCGCCGGGCTAACCTCCCGGCTTCACCTACCTTTGAAACCCTAACGGAGGGTCTGCCCGGCCCGGGTCGGGTCGACGGGGGTTTAGGATCCGTAGATGGAGGGAAGAAGAGTGGGATAGCGGAAAGGGGATATGTGAACGAAGGGAACGATGCAAGATTCGTTGATATGTCGGATGGAGGTGAGATTGGTGGAAATGATGGTGGTGTAGTAAGTGAAGAACATAGTAAAGATATTGAACAGATACCAGATGTTGAAAAAGTAGGTCAGTTTCAGGTGTCTGATCTAGTATGGGGCAAAGTAAGGGGGCATCCATGGTGGCCCGGGCAGATATTTGATCCTTCAGATTCATCAGAAAAGGCAGCGAGATACTGGAAAAAGGATAGTTTTTTGGTTGCGTATTTTGGGGACCAGACATTTGCTTGGAACGATGCATCGCGTGTAAGGCCGTTTCGAACGTATTTCGAACAAATGGAGAAGCAGAGCACTTCAGAAACATTTTGTCATGCGGTGGATGGTGCTTTGGATGAGGTTTCCAGACGAGTAGAATTTGGTCTGGCCTGTACATGCTTGTCAGAGGAGTTGTACGGTAAGATTAAAATTCAAGTAATTGATAATGATGGTATTCACAGAGAAACTCGTGAAAGAGATGGCAGGGATGAATATTCGAGTGCTGCCTCCTTTTCGCCTTTGAATTTTTTGCAGTATTTGAAAGCCTTGGCACAATCTCCACATGGTAGAACTGGTAGATTGGAATTTGCTATAGCGCGGGCTCAGTTGCTGTCTTTTAACTGTTGGAAGGGTTATCCGCCGTCCAAAATGCTTGATAACTTGTGGGAGGATGAGAGCCACATTCCTGTGACAGAGGAGATAATAGGTTCTGAGGGAGAGATCGAGGATGAGTTTTGCATTCCCATGGGCGTTGATCAAATTCTTTTGGGAAAAGAAAAGGCATTGGTTCAAAATAATTCTTCTCGAAAGTGTAAGAACATCTCTGGTAGTAGCCTGTCCCCCAGGCAGAAAGAGAGACGTTTATCAGACTTGATGTCACAGGGCTGCTCATATTTAGCAAATGAGGAGAATCGAACTGGGGCAATACCTCGGAGGAAGATGGATTCTTCTTCTGTTAAAAAACGCAAGACTGGCGATTCTCTCTCTGATGGCTCAAATGTGAAAACTAAGAACGCATCCGTGCCACAGGTGACTAGAAAGCAGTTTTCAGGAGTTGAGAATGATTCCAAAGGAAATATAGGTGAAAAAGGAGGCAAAAATCAATATTTCCTGACCAGATCTgggagattacaaagaagaaaGATCCTCGTAGGGGAGTATCCTTCTGCGGATGAAATGCTCTCGCAAATCTACATGGCTGCCAGAGATCCTTCGAAAGGGTACAGCTTATTGATTTCTACTGCTAGTTTTTTCTCTGATTACAGGGATTCATTTTGCTTGGAGAGATCCACTTCCTCTGCGGACAAAATATCAACTGGGAAAGCATCAGGCGAGCAGACTTGTAGACGGTCATCTAACTTGGGAACTGCCAAAACATCTGATTTTGAGGGCATTGAAGACTCGTATTGGACTGACAGGATCATCCAAAGCAATCCTGAAGAGCAAGTATTATTTGAACCTGAGACCCTAACCAAAAACGGGGCCCTTGCTGTGGAACCACATTATAGTCCAGAATTGGGATGCAAACAGGAGACCGGCCATCTGAATTCTCAGTCAGAGGCAAACTCAGCTGTTTATGTGGAGCCGAAATTGGAAGAGGAATACACTCCTACTGCACTTATTCTGAACTTTACGGACTTGGATTCTGTTCCTTCAGCATCATATCTGAACAATGTATTCAACTGCTATGGACCCTTGGATGAATCGGACACTGAGGTGCTGGAGAATAGCAAACGTGCTAAAGTGGTCTTCAAGAGACGTTCTGACGCTGAAAATGCTTTCTGCAGCACTGGGAAATTCAGCATTTTCGGGCCTTCTCTAGTCAGTTACCGTCTCAATTACTTGCCTTCTTAAAACTTTTATCTCTGCTGCAAAATGAAGCAGTAAAGACCCAACACCTGTCAGATAGCTATACTCTCCAGAGATGCAACATCAGAAATCGGGCTGCAGGAAACCCATTGTGCCTTTTGGTTGTTGTGTCAGCTGAAGAATGGCTTGCAAATAGGTAGGATTGGGCATTCAACTTCTTCTCTAGTTAGAGCATCCTTGGAGCCCGATTTGTCAATATTTTCTAACCATGTCATTTGCCTGAGTTAGTTGTTTAGGtgcattttattttctaaatcttttcTCACATCAAAATCAGCATCTTTTTTAGGTCGTTAGAGTGAGGGCTTCTGTTGAACTCAAAAACTTCTTTTCttaatgttatgttgtaataagaTCTTTAGATAGTGTGGCATGATGGAGTTTGGTGTAGGTCCTATGTCTATGTGGCAGGCAGGGATGCTCAACTAGGGAATTGGGACAGCCATGACATGAGTTTTGTTGAATGATACCACCCCCATTTATAATCAGAGTGCTTGGGGACTAAGATTTAGCCTGCATTTTATCTAATTTGTACTGACCTGGAAATCTTAGCAAAAAAAATAGATGTTATGTTGACATTGAAAAGGGTAAGTGTAGATTATGTTGAAACCTCCATTCAGATGTTTCAATTGATTTAAAAAGCAGTTTTGATTTATTACATAATCCCTTGTTTTgtttaaggttttttttattttttttgctgcTTTCTGTTTTGTATGCATTTCTGAAAGCATTGGAAAGGTTTGAGTTATCCAAGCATAATATAAACAATAGAGGgctaatattatttatataaattgggTTGAATCGGAATTATAAATCttacaattttcaaatttaaatctATTATCGATTGAGTCtacacaaataaaatataaattaaattaaagtaatttaattgaattactttaatttcaatttattctCAAGTTATTTAAGTTGATAAGCACAAAAATGATggctaaatttatatattttatccttgtatttttatttttttattaattttttttatttcaattatatttttatacttgtGCGTTggagtttatttaatttttatattttaattttttttgtgctaagttaaattttttgttgttttaattatatcttcatatttatatttttatattaatttaatttatatattttgatataaaaaaattagagttaaattgactatcttattttattttttttatttacacattagagtataaaagttaaattgattttaaaaatataaatatattggtgtaatcgaaataataaaaattttaaattattaaaatatatgagttaaattaatttaacaatatAAGATGttattaagataataaaaaatttaaataataataatataaaaaaattataaaagtaaagAGATAATAAGTATATCATGAGTTACGGATGAGACTatagaaaatgatgaaaatactccttattcaattataaaattatatttatttttttatgattatttattctcttttctttttcaatagtTACATTCAGCAATCATTTTTTGCTACCTCGTCTTTCGCGTGCACGACCATTATTGCATCATTTTGCTTCTCTTTAGTGGATAGGGAAGATGCATCAGAGATTCAGAGATCGCGTGCGAAAAAGATGAGATGACGAAAGGTGATTATTGAAAATAGACATGAGGATgagctaaaaattaaagagaatgtAGCTATGAGTCGCTAGACGAGGGGAGAGAgatgaaagaaaaggataaaattataactctccaatttttttttttttgtagtttcatCTGTAATTTGCAGTGTACAAGTAAACATATTTTAGGgataaaaatatgagtttgCCCGGAAATGATGGTTGtaactgtaaaaaaaaaaaaaaaaaaaagatcaattttCAAAGAAGTCGAACGGCCGCTATTGGGGAAGCGTAGTAAATAGCCGTTAGGGCAGAAACAAAGCAAATGGATGAATGAAGGGCTGGGTTGTCATTTTGCAAGGTCACTCTGTAGACGCAACCAGAGATCCACTACGCTCCTCTGTTTCTGTTCGCAATCTAGACCGCCCGATCTGCACATCACATGATTATACTGTCGTTGATGGTTTGGTCGGCCCTACCTTGCGCACATCCAACGGTCCAACTCAGCCATCGTGTTGCAGTATAATCGGACGCTCTCGTATTCCATCTTAACTTCGCCTCTTCTCCCCATCACTCAATTATAAACCGCCTTTGCTCAAGTTCAAAAAACCCCTCCCTTTCCTTCAACCATTGAAAtcaatctctcttttctctcgGCGATTTGATCTGGATTTTCAATCTGTGGATCCTTGCAATGGACGCGACTGGGAGTACGGATCTTGAGCCGAGAGAGCTCACTTTCGTTGATTTCCCTGCCGATGCTGTTGATACTCATTCCACAGGTCATCTCCTTCACTTCTTTTTGCTTCTTGTTGATATTTTGGTTGTGACATCACTGAACACAAGATCGCTGTAGTCAGTCTTTTGAAAGCTGAATTTTCAGAATGTGTTATGTGGTTCTGAATTAATCGCGTCGATTCATTTTGTTAAGATTGTTCTTGTCGCTAGGGTTTTGATCCggtttatcttcttcttttatcaaattaaaGGCTGCATTTTCTTGGCACAGGAATGTATATCAAATTCCTGTTTTTGGCAGATCTGATATTGTTCcatgttgttttgttttgatttatcgGGGATTCATAATCTATCTTGTTTATCGCTCCCGCTTTACCCTTTACTGTGGagcatatcaaaataaaaaactcggTTAGGTGGAGCATCACTGTAGGATATTTGTTTTACTGCCGGACCAGTGAGGGCATAACTTCTGTGTTATCTTAAAGGTGGATGGGTAGCTTTGATTGTTGCATCCTTCGAATCAatgccaattaattaattttgccaTCCTAGGAGGATATCGTGCAAAATATCACGGCGCTTCCATACTGCAGTTTTTGAGTAGTTTTTAACAGCTCTGATCTTTCACTTCAAACAAGCATTTGAACTCTGTTGTCATCTTTCTGCTATCAACTCACCTGAAGTTCGTCTTGGATGAGTTCGGAGATCAATAGCAGTGCTGATATGGCCATTGTACAAACACATTATGACACGGTCTTCACTTACAAGATATTGCTGATACTTAAAATTCTAGGGTCAAGCATTCTCTTTGTTTGGTGAAAAGTTCCTTAATTTGTTCCTTCATCTTTTCTTCCTAAAATGTCCCTAGAATTTTGTTGTAAATGAAGTTCAGGTGTGTGATAACGACATTGTTCAATCtcttatttcattattattgttaatataagACACAACATCAGGATTGAGGTTTTGTTTTCCTATTCTTCAGGAGGtcaaaataacaacataaattcTGGACTGCCAGAAGCTTTCTGTGCTGAAAAAGCAATGGACACGGCTGATGCAAGTGGGCTGGTGGAGCAGTTGTCTCAGTCTTCTGAGCCATCGGAACCAGGAAGGACAAGAAATACTGGCAAGTGTAATTTGCGGAAAAGTCTAGCTTGGGATGCTGCCTTCTTTACAAGTGCAGGTGCGCTTAAAAGTTGAGGTCTTATTTATATTCTTGAGCATGATATTTCTTTGTTACTTGTATCTGCTGCAAATTTAAGCACATAGTTATGGACACTTTTTGGACATGCCAGGCGTTCTGGACCCTGATGAGTTGTCCAACATGATCAAAGTAGATGGCAAGGGTGAAAGGCATCTTTTATCTGGAATTGCAGAGGATATAAGCCGATCTACTGATTCATTCTCTACATTAGAAAGTGACAGTCTGACATTGGAAAATGCTGAAGCTGATTTATTTGAAGACATCAGAGCTTCAATCCagaaatctagtaaagcatCTAACATGACTAGTTCTAGCAAAGCTGCAAACCATAGTTCTCCGTTGTAAGTATTCAGTAGTAGCAATGTGGTAGGTTTACTCTCTATTTGTCCGCTTGTGGAACTGTTGCCATGTCTTTTTTGTGGTAGGTTTACTCTATTTTGTGTCACCAAGGTGCCAGCACTTTCTGTAGTGCCTGTTGAATGACCTCTCTGCATGCATTCTTCGTATCATAGTCACCAGATTCTTTTATACTTCTATATTTGATCTGCTTATCATCGTAACTGTGTGGT
This window harbors:
- the LOC127790113 gene encoding PWWP domain-containing protein 5-like; translation: MSVRFDDVDLNSAVDPLERNDESRRANLPASPTFETLTEGLPGPGRVDGGLGSVDGGKKSGIAERGYVNEGNDARFVDMSDGGEIGGNDGGVVSEEHSKDIEQIPDVEKVGQFQVSDLVWGKVRGHPWWPGQIFDPSDSSEKAARYWKKDSFLVAYFGDQTFAWNDASRVRPFRTYFEQMEKQSTSETFCHAVDGALDEVSRRVEFGLACTCLSEELYGKIKIQVIDNDGIHRETRERDGRDEYSSAASFSPLNFLQYLKALAQSPHGRTGRLEFAIARAQLLSFNCWKGYPPSKMLDNLWEDESHIPVTEEIIGSEGEIEDEFCIPMGVDQILLGKEKALVQNNSSRKCKNISGSSLSPRQKERRLSDLMSQGCSYLANEENRTGAIPRRKMDSSSVKKRKTGDSLSDGSNVKTKNASVPQVTRKQFSGVENDSKGNIGEKGGKNQYFLTRSGRLQRRKILVGEYPSADEMLSQIYMAARDPSKGYSLLISTASFFSDYRDSFCLERSTSSADKISTGKASGEQTCRRSSNLGTAKTSDFEGIEDSYWTDRIIQSNPEEQVLFEPETLTKNGALAVEPHYSPELGCKQETGHLNSQSEANSAVYVEPKLEEEYTPTALILNFTDLDSVPSASYLNNVFNCYGPLDESDTEVLENSKRAKVVFKRRSDAENAFCSTGKFSIFGPSLVSYRLNYLPS